A single genomic interval of Sceloporus undulatus isolate JIND9_A2432 ecotype Alabama chromosome 2, SceUnd_v1.1, whole genome shotgun sequence harbors:
- the LOC121922099 gene encoding general transcription factor II-I repeat domain-containing protein 2A-like, giving the protein MMSKKVAAKRKIDVEWRVFNPQWTEDYFFIEHKEKAVCLICQGTVAVFKEYNLHQHYQMHHKDTYDGFVGQVRKDKISKLKTSLASQQNILVKQKQQNISSMRASYEIAQAIASAGKSFTEGEFVKDCLLIAAKAMCPEKADVFNTVSLSACTISQRVEELGDNLKQQLQNSAKNLSYFSLALDESNNIRDSAQLLIFIRGINDNFEVTEELAALQSIKETTTGEDIYETVCQTVNGLELDWAKLASVTTNGAPSMVGSKRGVVARINQEMEKHNRSQPIAIHCLFHQQALCSKSLKWDFVMKTVVSCVNFIRANALNHRQFQEFLSKENADWEDVLYHTEVRWLSRGKVLRCFYDLLPEIAAFLVSKNKEVPELNDAEWKWHLAFLTDVTEFLNGLNVELKRKGKLICDMYASVKSFELKLGLLIKQVNEGHFSHFPTTQNLSAEKPLVAFPTKTCVELLEKLQSEFQARFKELHLHEQGIQLFRNPFSIDIENVDSIYQMELCDLHSCDSLKDAFKSSSLLNFYASLPSEKYPNIRNHARKMATIFGSTYVCEQTFSRMKHLKAPARSRLTDEHLHHLLRIAVTNMEPDINHLISQKQAQSSH; this is encoded by the coding sequence ATGATGTCCAAAAAGGTTGCCGCTAAGAGGAAGATCGACGTGGAATGGAGGGTATTCAACCCACAGTGGACAGAAGATTACTTTTTCATCGAGCACAAGGAGAAAGCTGTGTGCTTGATATGCCAGGGTACAGTGGCTGTGTTCAAGGAATACAATTTGCATCAACACTATCAAATGCATCATAAAGATACATACGATGGTTTTGTTGGACAAGTGAGAAAAGATAAAATATCCAAACTGAAAACTTCATTGGCAAGCCAGCAAAATATTCTTGtgaagcagaagcagcaaaatatttCATCCATGCGAGCAAGTTATGAAATTGCCCAGGCAATAGCGTCCGCTGGCAAATCATTCACGGAGGGAGAATTTGTTAAAGACTGCCTTCTTATAGCTGCCAAAGCGATGTGTCCAGAAAAGGCTGATGTATTTAATACAGTGAGTCTTTCGGCATGTACAATTTCACAAAGGGTTGAAGAACTGGGAGACAATTTGAAGCAGCAATTGCAAAACTCTGCAAAAAACCTTTCCTATTTTTCCTTGGCACTTGACGAAAGTAACAATATTCGTGATTCTGCACAACTTCTGATTTTTATTCGTGGGATAAATGACAATTTCGAAGTCACAGAAGAGCTTGCTGCACTGCAAAGCATCAAAGAGACCACAACAGGAGAAGATATCTATGAAACAGTTTGCCAGACTGTTAATGGTTTGGAGCTGGACTGGGCTAAACTAGCCAGTGTGACAACCAATGGCGCTCCTAGCATGGTGGGGTCTAAGAGAGGAGTAGTTGCTCGCATTAACCAAGAGATGGAAAAACATAACCGTTCTCAGCCAATAGCCATACACTGCCTCTTCCACCAACAGGCGCTGTGTAGTAAATCACTGAAGTGGGACTTTGTTATGAAAACTGTGGTATCTTGTGTTAACTTCATTAGAGCTAATGCATTGAACCACAGACAATTTCAGGAATTTCTGTCCAAGGAAAATGCTGACTGGGAAGATGTTCTGTACCACACAGAAGTGCGTTGGCtgagtcgagggaaggttttgagATGTTTCTATGACTTATTGCCAGAGATTGCAGCTTTTCTGGTTTCCAAAAACAAAGAAGTACCAGAGCTCAATGATGCAGAATGGAAATGGCACCTTGCCTTTCTGACAGATGTAACAGAGTTCCTTAATGGTCTCAATGTGGAACTTAAAAGAAAGGGGAAGCTCATCTGTGATATGTATGCATCTGTGAAATCATTTGAACTAAAATTAGGCCTCCTCATCAAACAAGTGAATGAGGGACATTTCAGCCATTTCCCAACTACTCAAAATCTGTCAGCAGAAAAACCATTGGTTGCATTCCCAACAAAAACATGTGTGGAGTTGCTGGAAAAGTTACAAAGCGAGTTCCAAGCTAGATTTAAAGAGCTTCATCTCCATGAACAGGGCATACAGCTTTTCCGAAACCCATTTTCTATTGACATTGAAAATGTGGATTCAATTTACCAAATGGAACTGTGTGACCTGCATAGTTGTGACTCTCTGAAAGACGCATTCAAGTCAAGCAGCCTTCTAAATTTCTATGCATCTCTCCCCTCTGAGAAATACCCTAATATCAGGAACCATGCACGCAAAATGGCAACCATCTTTGGCAGCACTTATGTCTGTGAACAGACTTTTTCCCGGATGAAACATCTGAAAGCGCCAGCCAGATCCAGACTAACAGATGAACACTTGCATCATTTGCTACGAATAGCAGTGACAAATATGGAACCAGACATTAACCATCTCATTAGCCAGAAGCAGGCCCAGAGTTCCCATTAA
- the RPL10 gene encoding 60S ribosomal protein L10 yields the protein MGRRPARCYRYCKNKPYPKSRFCRGVPDPKIRIFDLGRKKAKVDEFPLCGHMVSDEYEQLSSEALEAARICANKYMVKSCGKDGFHIRVRLHPFHVIRINKMLSCAGADRLQTGMRGAFGKPQGTVARVHIGQVIMSIRTKVQNKEHVIEALRRAKFKFPGRQKIHISKKWGFTKFNADEFEEMVSEKRLIPDGCGVKYIPNRGPLDKWRALHAA from the exons ATGGGCCGCAGACCCGCGCGATG CTATCGGTATTGCAAGAACAAGCCTTACCCCAAGTCCCGCTTCTGCAGGGGTGTTCCTG ATCCCAAGATCAGGATTTTTGACTTGGGTAGGAAGAAGGCTAAGGTTGATGAATTCCCACTCTGTGGACACATGGTATCAGATGAATATGAGCAGCTGTCATCGGAAG CTCTGGAGGCTGCCCGGATCTGTGCCAACAAGTACATGGTGAAGAGCTGTGGCAAGGATGGCTTTCACATCCGAGTGCGCCTGCATCCCTTCCACGTCATCCGTATCAACAAGATGTTGTCATGTGCTGGAGCTGATAG GCTCCAGACTGGAATGCGTGGAGCATTTGGAAAGCCTCAGGGCACAGTAGCTCGTGTCCACATTGGCCAGGTCATCATGTCCATTCGTACTAAGGTGCAGAATAAGGAACATGTTATTGAAGCACTGCGCAGGGCTAAGTTCAAGTTTCCTGGTAGACAGAAG atccACATTTCCAAGAAATGGGGCTTCACCAAATTCAATGCTGACGAGTTTGAGGAAATGGTGTCTGAGAAGCGCCTCATCCCTGATGGTTGTGGAGTTAAATACATCCCCAACAGGGGCCCTCTGGACAAGTGGCGTGCCTTACATGCAGCATGA
- the LOC121922102 gene encoding deoxyribonuclease gamma-like isoform X1 encodes MTHTFTLLLTLLGVQFVTTTFKICAFNIRSFGRAKAANQKVMGALVQILSRCDISAVQEVRDSRGSAIQVLLRELNRYDHSHHYSRLESKRLGRGSYKEQNVFVYRMDVVSVTDWRQFEDGDAGNSTAFVRGPFAARFHSSYTAIMDFVLIVHHASPREAVHELDLLFGVCNKLMEQWKTQNVMVLGDLNAAGAYIPPNAWAGICLRSDLAFHWLIGDTEDTTVSHRSCCAYDRIIVHGEEFLGAVVPRSAKPFNFTQALGLSEEEALEISDHYPVEVNLQLSPKAQREL; translated from the exons ATGACACACACCTTCACCCTTCTGCTTACTTTGCTGGGTGTCCAGTTTGTGACTACAACCTTCAAAATCTGTGCTTTCAACATACGCAGCTTTGGGAGAGCGAAGGCAGCCAACCAGAAGGTCATGGGAGCACTTGTCCAG ATCCTTTCTCGCTGTGACATCTCTGCTGTTCAAGAAGTGCGTGACTCCAGAGGATCAGCTATTCAGGTGCTGTTGCGGGAGCTGAACAG GTATGATCATTCTCATCATTATAGCCGCCTGGAGAGCAAGAGGCTTGGGCGAGGCAGCTACAAGGAACAGAATGTCTTTGTGTATCG AATGGATGTTGTATCTGTTACTGATTGGCGCCAATTTGAGGATGGAGATGCTGGAAACTCCACAGCCTTTGTTAGGGGCCCATTTGCTGCTCGCTTCCACTCTTCATATACAG CCATCATGGATTTTGTGCTAATAGTACATCATGCAAGTCCCCGCGAAGCTGTCCATGAACTTGACTTGCTGTTTGGTGTGTGCAACAAACTGATGGAGCAGTGGAAAACTCAG AACGTGATGGTGCTGGGAGACCTGAATGCTGCTGGGGCCTACATCCCACCGAACGCTTGGGCTGGGATCTGCCTGCGAAGCGACCTTGCTTTCCACTGGCTCATTGGTGACACAGAAGACACCACAGTCAGCCACCGGTCCTGCTGTGCCTATGACAG GATCATAGTCCATGGGGAAGAGTTCCTTGGTGCTGTTGTGCCCAGATCAGCCAAGCCTTTCAATTTCACACAAGCACTTGGATTATCTGAAGAAGAG GCCTTAGAAATCAGTGACCACTATCCTGTAGAGGTGAACCTGCAGCTTAGCCCCAAGGCCCAGCGAGAACTCTGA
- the LOC121922102 gene encoding deoxyribonuclease gamma-like isoform X2, giving the protein MTHTFTLLLTLLGVQFVTTTFKICAFNIRSFGRAKAANQKVMGALVQILSRCDISAVQEVRDSRGSAIQVLLRELNRMDVVSVTDWRQFEDGDAGNSTAFVRGPFAARFHSSYTAIMDFVLIVHHASPREAVHELDLLFGVCNKLMEQWKTQNVMVLGDLNAAGAYIPPNAWAGICLRSDLAFHWLIGDTEDTTVSHRSCCAYDRIIVHGEEFLGAVVPRSAKPFNFTQALGLSEEEALEISDHYPVEVNLQLSPKAQREL; this is encoded by the exons ATGACACACACCTTCACCCTTCTGCTTACTTTGCTGGGTGTCCAGTTTGTGACTACAACCTTCAAAATCTGTGCTTTCAACATACGCAGCTTTGGGAGAGCGAAGGCAGCCAACCAGAAGGTCATGGGAGCACTTGTCCAG ATCCTTTCTCGCTGTGACATCTCTGCTGTTCAAGAAGTGCGTGACTCCAGAGGATCAGCTATTCAGGTGCTGTTGCGGGAGCTGAACAG AATGGATGTTGTATCTGTTACTGATTGGCGCCAATTTGAGGATGGAGATGCTGGAAACTCCACAGCCTTTGTTAGGGGCCCATTTGCTGCTCGCTTCCACTCTTCATATACAG CCATCATGGATTTTGTGCTAATAGTACATCATGCAAGTCCCCGCGAAGCTGTCCATGAACTTGACTTGCTGTTTGGTGTGTGCAACAAACTGATGGAGCAGTGGAAAACTCAG AACGTGATGGTGCTGGGAGACCTGAATGCTGCTGGGGCCTACATCCCACCGAACGCTTGGGCTGGGATCTGCCTGCGAAGCGACCTTGCTTTCCACTGGCTCATTGGTGACACAGAAGACACCACAGTCAGCCACCGGTCCTGCTGTGCCTATGACAG GATCATAGTCCATGGGGAAGAGTTCCTTGGTGCTGTTGTGCCCAGATCAGCCAAGCCTTTCAATTTCACACAAGCACTTGGATTATCTGAAGAAGAG GCCTTAGAAATCAGTGACCACTATCCTGTAGAGGTGAACCTGCAGCTTAGCCCCAAGGCCCAGCGAGAACTCTGA
- the LOC121922101 gene encoding deoxyribonuclease-1-like 1 isoform X2 translates to MDTFVKILARCDIAVLQEVMDAKGKAIPALAAALNRFENGSDVYSYITSPLLGRSNYQERYVFMYRNKRTRVLDSYKYEDDHLERPDVFAREPFIVRFSLPNKALPELVLIPQHTMPSKAEAEIDALYDVFLNVQARWGTEDMIFLGDFNADCGYVAKKRWSNIRLCEKPGFHWLIGDKADTTVRENTRCAYDRIVVHGEQCLDAVVPGSAQPFDFPKEFGLSETEALEISDHYPVEVELYSACWGLQPASPVGLLFLATAMLSGTGYVI, encoded by the exons ATGGACACTTTTGTCAAG ATCCTGGCTCGCTGCGATATCGCTGTTCTACAAGAGGTGATGGATGCAAAAGGAAAGGCAATTCCAGCTTTGGCAGCTGCCCTGAATCG GTTTGAGAATGGTTCTGATGTCTATAGCTACATTACCAGCCCTCTGCTGGGTCGAAGCAATTACCAAGAACGCTATGTGTTCATGTACAG GAACAAGAGAACGCGGGTGCTGGACTCTTATAAATATGAAGATGATCATCTAGAGCGGCCCGATGTCTTTGCGCGTGAGCCCTTCATTGTACGCTTCAGCTTGCCAAACAAAG CGCTTCCTGAGCTGGTGTTGATCCCGCAGCATACGATGCCCTCCAAGGCGGAAGCTGAAATTGATGCTCTCTATGATGTTTTCCTGAATGTGCAGGCACGCTGGGGCACCGAG GACATGATTTTCTTGGGTGATTTCAATGCGGATTGTGGCTATGTGGCAAAGAAACGTTGGAGCAATATCCGCCTATGTGAAAAGCCTGGGTTTCACTGGCTCATTGGAGACAAAGCTGACACCACTGTTCGAGAGAACACCCGCTGTGCCTATGACAG GATTGTGGTGCATGGTGAACAGTGCCTTGATGCAGTTGTACCTGGATCAGCTCAGCCATTTGATTTCCCCAAAGAATTTGGACTCTCAGAGACAGAG gcTTTGGAGATCAGCGACCATTATCCTGTAGAGGTGGAACTGtattcagcttgttgggggctccAGCCAGCCAGTCCAGTTGGTCTTCTCTTCTTGGCCACTGCCATGCTGTCTGGGACAGGGTATGTCATTTGA
- the LOC121922101 gene encoding deoxyribonuclease-1-like 1 isoform X1 has translation MELSCILSVLIFSMLYSQGAPFRICAFNTQRFAQGKVDKAHVMDTFVKILARCDIAVLQEVMDAKGKAIPALAAALNRFENGSDVYSYITSPLLGRSNYQERYVFMYRNKRTRVLDSYKYEDDHLERPDVFAREPFIVRFSLPNKALPELVLIPQHTMPSKAEAEIDALYDVFLNVQARWGTEDMIFLGDFNADCGYVAKKRWSNIRLCEKPGFHWLIGDKADTTVRENTRCAYDRIVVHGEQCLDAVVPGSAQPFDFPKEFGLSETEALEISDHYPVEVELYSACWGLQPASPVGLLFLATAMLSGTGYVI, from the exons ATGGAGCTCTCATGCATTCTGTCCGTCTTGATCTTTTCGATGCTGTACTCTCAGGGTGCCCCTTTCCGGATCTGTGCCTTCAACACTCAGCGCTTCGCCCAAGGGAAGGTGGATAAAGCCCACGTCATGGACACTTTTGTCAAG ATCCTGGCTCGCTGCGATATCGCTGTTCTACAAGAGGTGATGGATGCAAAAGGAAAGGCAATTCCAGCTTTGGCAGCTGCCCTGAATCG GTTTGAGAATGGTTCTGATGTCTATAGCTACATTACCAGCCCTCTGCTGGGTCGAAGCAATTACCAAGAACGCTATGTGTTCATGTACAG GAACAAGAGAACGCGGGTGCTGGACTCTTATAAATATGAAGATGATCATCTAGAGCGGCCCGATGTCTTTGCGCGTGAGCCCTTCATTGTACGCTTCAGCTTGCCAAACAAAG CGCTTCCTGAGCTGGTGTTGATCCCGCAGCATACGATGCCCTCCAAGGCGGAAGCTGAAATTGATGCTCTCTATGATGTTTTCCTGAATGTGCAGGCACGCTGGGGCACCGAG GACATGATTTTCTTGGGTGATTTCAATGCGGATTGTGGCTATGTGGCAAAGAAACGTTGGAGCAATATCCGCCTATGTGAAAAGCCTGGGTTTCACTGGCTCATTGGAGACAAAGCTGACACCACTGTTCGAGAGAACACCCGCTGTGCCTATGACAG GATTGTGGTGCATGGTGAACAGTGCCTTGATGCAGTTGTACCTGGATCAGCTCAGCCATTTGATTTCCCCAAAGAATTTGGACTCTCAGAGACAGAG gcTTTGGAGATCAGCGACCATTATCCTGTAGAGGTGGAACTGtattcagcttgttgggggctccAGCCAGCCAGTCCAGTTGGTCTTCTCTTCTTGGCCACTGCCATGCTGTCTGGGACAGGGTATGTCATTTGA